From a region of the Bradyrhizobium diazoefficiens genome:
- the glgA gene encoding glycogen synthase GlgA gives MRVLFVTTEMDDFVRVGGLGAVSAALPRALRPFADIRIMLPGYRDIIEQLTHIQIVGRCPAFAEMPACSLGRAATKDGLPVYVLLCSQLYDRPGNPYGDESGRDWPDNDIRFARLASAAAELAMGKLDKNWAADLIHANDWQASLVPAYLAWHGAKLPSILTIHNLAYQGLFPKDSLRRIGAPESSFHIDGVEFYDQVSFLKAGLVYASHLTTVSGTYAREITTAEFGCGLEGLLRVRSDAAELTGILNGIDESWDPRSCAQLAQQFGAGDWVGKRANADYVRKQFGLAVSRGPMFGIVARLVHQKGIDLVLSAADEIVDAGGQIVVTGSGEPALEQALIDAHRRRPDAIGVAIGFNDAQARRIFAGSDFTLMPSRFEPCGLSQMYAQRFGSLPIGHQTGGLAETITDGETGFLFAKPSHESFLGGVRRAFSAFTAQDQLDTMRRSAMGRSFSWNISAGCYGALYRKLAAV, from the coding sequence TTGAGGGTCTTGTTCGTCACCACGGAAATGGACGATTTCGTCCGCGTTGGCGGACTTGGCGCCGTTTCCGCAGCCCTTCCCCGCGCCCTTCGCCCCTTCGCCGATATCCGGATCATGCTGCCGGGCTATCGCGACATCATCGAGCAACTCACGCATATTCAGATCGTTGGCCGCTGCCCGGCGTTCGCGGAAATGCCGGCCTGTTCGCTCGGCCGGGCCGCGACCAAGGACGGTCTTCCGGTCTACGTGTTGTTGTGCTCGCAACTCTACGACCGCCCCGGCAACCCCTATGGCGACGAAAGCGGCCGCGACTGGCCGGACAACGACATCCGCTTCGCGCGCTTGGCCTCGGCAGCCGCTGAGCTGGCCATGGGCAAGCTGGACAAGAATTGGGCAGCAGACCTGATCCACGCCAATGACTGGCAGGCCTCGCTCGTGCCGGCCTATCTCGCCTGGCACGGCGCCAAGCTGCCGTCGATCCTGACCATCCACAACCTCGCCTATCAGGGCCTCTTCCCGAAGGACTCGTTGCGGCGGATCGGCGCACCGGAAAGCTCGTTCCACATCGACGGCGTCGAGTTCTACGACCAGGTCTCGTTCCTCAAGGCGGGCCTCGTCTACGCCTCGCACCTCACCACCGTCAGCGGCACCTATGCGAGGGAGATCACGACGGCCGAGTTCGGCTGCGGCCTCGAAGGCTTGCTTCGCGTCCGCTCCGATGCCGCCGAGCTCACCGGCATCCTCAACGGCATCGATGAGAGCTGGGACCCGCGCTCCTGCGCCCAGCTTGCCCAGCAGTTCGGCGCCGGCGACTGGGTCGGCAAGAGGGCCAATGCGGATTATGTGCGCAAGCAGTTCGGGCTTGCGGTCTCGCGCGGGCCCATGTTCGGCATCGTCGCGCGCCTCGTGCACCAGAAGGGCATCGATCTCGTGTTGTCGGCGGCCGACGAGATCGTCGATGCCGGTGGGCAGATCGTGGTCACCGGCTCCGGCGAGCCGGCGCTCGAGCAGGCCTTGATCGACGCGCATCGCCGCCGCCCCGACGCAATCGGCGTCGCGATCGGCTTCAACGATGCGCAGGCTCGCCGCATCTTTGCCGGCAGCGATTTCACCCTGATGCCGTCGCGCTTCGAGCCCTGCGGCCTCAGCCAGATGTACGCCCAGCGCTTCGGCTCCCTGCCGATCGGGCACCAGACTGGCGGCCTTGCCGAGACCATCACCGACGGCGAGACCGGATTCCTGTTCGCCAAACCGTCGCACGAGTCCTTCCTCGGCGGCGTCCGCCGGGCCTTCTCGGCCTTCACGGCGCAGGACCAGCTCGACACCATGCGCCGCAGCGCCATGGGACGGTCGTTCTCCTGGAACATCTCGGCCGGCTGCTACGGCGCGCTGTATCGCAAGCTGGCGGCGGTGTGA
- a CDS encoding oxygenase MpaB family protein has translation MVTEKDLEATLDFVQAHAAGPKAGVFGPSSVIWRIDREAIIFLGAGRALLLQLAHPWVAAAIAEHSRTFADPVGRFHRTFGVVFPMVFGSLDQALLSSRRLHRRHDMIVGQMPEAVGPFTAGSHYCANDVPSLRWVHATLVETAVMTHDLVLAPLSAEERERYWNESRLYGALFGLTADHLPSDWTGFAGYTAAMMQSETLTVSAAARNIASQIFTGARPWLRPPRWYRALTARMLPERLRAGFGFELDERDIKAADSALRWIRRVYPKLPDRLRYVGPYQEAQARLRGEPQPDWMTRCLNRAWIGRPQMDQRGKG, from the coding sequence TTGGTCACCGAGAAAGATCTCGAGGCAACGCTTGATTTTGTCCAGGCTCACGCAGCAGGGCCGAAAGCCGGTGTGTTCGGTCCGTCCTCCGTGATCTGGCGGATCGACCGGGAGGCCATCATCTTTCTCGGGGCCGGCCGCGCGCTGCTGCTGCAACTGGCGCATCCCTGGGTCGCGGCCGCCATTGCCGAGCATTCGAGAACCTTTGCAGATCCGGTTGGCCGCTTTCACCGCACCTTCGGAGTTGTCTTCCCGATGGTGTTCGGTTCGCTCGACCAGGCGCTGCTGTCGTCCCGACGATTGCATCGGCGCCATGACATGATCGTCGGGCAGATGCCCGAGGCGGTCGGCCCCTTTACTGCAGGTTCGCACTACTGCGCCAACGACGTCCCGTCACTGCGCTGGGTTCACGCCACGCTGGTCGAGACCGCCGTGATGACGCATGACCTCGTTCTAGCGCCACTCTCGGCGGAAGAGCGCGAGCGCTATTGGAACGAGAGCCGACTGTATGGCGCCCTGTTCGGACTGACGGCGGACCATCTGCCGTCGGACTGGACTGGCTTTGCCGGCTATACCGCGGCAATGATGCAGTCGGAGACGTTGACTGTCAGCGCGGCGGCACGCAACATCGCCTCGCAAATCTTCACCGGCGCACGTCCGTGGTTGCGGCCGCCGCGCTGGTATCGCGCGCTCACGGCGCGGATGCTGCCGGAGCGGTTGCGTGCCGGGTTCGGTTTTGAGCTTGACGAGCGGGATATCAAAGCCGCTGACAGCGCACTGCGGTGGATCAGACGCGTCTATCCGAAACTGCCGGACAGGCTGCGTTATGTCGGCCCCTACCAGGAAGCGCAGGCGCGCCTGCGGGGCGAGCCGCAACCCGACTGGATGACCCGCTGCCTCAACCGCGCCTGGATCGGACGGCCGCAGATGGATCAGCGCGGGAAGGGGTGA